In the Brassica napus cultivar Da-Ae chromosome A7, Da-Ae, whole genome shotgun sequence genome, one interval contains:
- the LOC111213950 gene encoding probable cinnamyl alcohol dehydrogenase 1, translating to MEESKPPMSSSGGDECLSWAARDPSGLLSPHTFTRRSVTSDDVSLKITHCGVCYADVIWTKNKHGDSKYPLVPGHEIAGVVNKVGSNVTRFKVGDHVGVGTFVNSCRECDYCDEGQEVSCVKGQVFTFNGVDYDGSVTKGGYSSHIVVHERYCYKIPVDYPLESAAPLLCAGVTVYAPMVRHSMNQPGKSLGVVGLGGLGHMAVKFGKAFGLHVTVFSTSVSKKEEALNLLGANNFVISSDHDQMKALAKSLDFVIDTASGDHAFDPYMSLLKIAGTYVLVGFPSEIKIQPATLNLGMRVLAGSVSGGTKVTQEMIDFCAAHKIYPNIEVIPIQKANEAIERVVKKDIKYRFVIDIENSLK from the exons ATGGAAGAATCGAAACCGCCGATGAGTTCTTCCGGAGGAGACGAGTGCTTGAGTTGGGCTGCACGAGATCCATCTGGTCTCCTCTCTCCTCACACCTTCACTCGCAG ATCTGTAACAAGTGATGATGTTTCACTAAAAATCACACACTGTGGGGTCTGTTACGCTGACGTCATCTGGACAAAAAACAAACATGGAGACTCTAAGTACCCTTTGGTTCCTgg GCATGAGATTGCTGGAGTAGTGAACAAGGTTGGATCTAATGTCACACGGTTCAAAGTCGGAGACCACGTTGGTGTTGGCACGTTTGTTAACTCCTGCAGGGAGTGTGATTACTGTGACGAAGGACAAGAGGTTAGCTGTGTGAAAGGGCAAGTCTTCACTTTCAACGGCGTTGATTACGATGGCTCTGTTACTAAAGGAGGCTACTCTAGCCACATTGTTGTTCACGAGAG GTACTGCTACAAGATACCTGTGGACTATCCTTTGGAATCAGCTGCGCCGTTGCTATGCGCTGGAGTCACTGTTTATGCTCCCATGGTGCGTCACAGTATGAACCAGCCTGGTAAGTCTCTTGGGGTGGTTGGGCTTGGTGGGCTTGGCCACATGGCGGTTAAGTTCGGCAAGGCTTTTGGACTTCATGTGACGGTTTTCAGCACTAGTGTTTCCAAGAAAGAGGAGGCTTTGAACCTGCTGGGAGCTAACAACTTCGTTATCTCCTCTGATCATGACCAGATGAAG GCACTAGCGAAGTCTCTAGACTTTGTTATTGACACAGCGTCTGGTGATCACGCGTTTGATCCTTACATGTCACTCTTGAAGATCGCTGGAACTTATGTCCTGGTTGGTTTCCCAAGTGAGATTAAAATCCAACCTGCCACTCTCAACCTCG GTATGAGAGTGCTTGCGGGAAGTGTAAGTGGAGGTACCAAGGTGACTCAGGAGATGATAGATTTCTGTGCAGCTCATAAGATTTATCCCAACATTGAGGTGATTCCTATTCAGAAGGCAAACGAAGCTATTGAAAGGGTGGTGAAGAAGGACATCAAGTACCGGTTTGTGATTGATATCGAGAACTCTCTGAAATAG